In the genome of Calditrichota bacterium, one region contains:
- a CDS encoding nucleotidyl transferase AbiEii/AbiGii toxin family protein, producing MTLLEKHEVFEMEVLERLQSARILPALIFGGGTMLRLCHEMKRFSADLDFWKQKNISDATLFTRIQEALAKYYELTDAQIKHFTLLFEIRSLH from the coding sequence ATGACCCTTCTTGAAAAGCATGAAGTTTTTGAAATGGAGGTTCTGGAAAGGTTACAAAGCGCCAGAATTTTGCCTGCCCTGATCTTTGGCGGCGGCACCATGCTTCGACTCTGTCATGAAATGAAACGCTTTTCCGCCGATCTTGATTTTTGGAAACAAAAAAATATTTCCGACGCCACACTTTTTACCCGGATACAGGAAGCTCTTGCGAAATACTACGAACTGACCGATGCGCAAATTAAGCATTTCACCCTTTTATTCGAAATCCGCTCTCTCCAT